Proteins encoded by one window of Pseudonocardia sp. HH130629-09:
- a CDS encoding helix-turn-helix transcriptional regulator: MDQRQQIRQFLISRRARLTPEAVGLPTPAGHRRVPGLRREEAATLAGVSVDYYTRLERGTATGVSDSVLQGLCRALALDDAERAHLSDLLRAATATTVARQRRLPSRQISPSMQRVLDSMITSPAFVTNSRLDLVATNSLCAALYADLDDHTGSAVNLARYTFLDPRALDFYPEWDTVAEMTVALLRSSAGHDPLDRDLSDLIGELVTRSDEFRTRWAAHHVQHHTSGHKRFHHPVVGDLELAFDSMDHAADPTLTMTVYTAEPGSPSADALTLLGTWTAPVDRARGAH, translated from the coding sequence GTGGACCAACGTCAGCAGATCCGTCAGTTCTTGATCAGCCGACGAGCACGCCTCACCCCCGAGGCGGTGGGCCTGCCCACACCGGCGGGCCATCGCCGCGTCCCCGGCCTGCGCCGCGAGGAGGCTGCAACCCTGGCCGGGGTCAGCGTCGACTACTACACCAGGCTCGAGCGCGGGACCGCCACCGGCGTCTCGGACTCGGTGCTGCAGGGCCTGTGCCGAGCACTCGCCCTCGACGACGCCGAACGCGCGCACCTGAGTGATCTCCTTCGGGCAGCCACCGCCACCACCGTGGCCCGGCAGCGGCGACTCCCGTCCCGACAGATCTCACCCAGCATGCAGCGGGTACTGGACAGCATGATCACCTCACCCGCGTTCGTCACCAACTCCCGACTGGACCTCGTCGCCACCAACAGCCTGTGCGCCGCGCTGTACGCCGACCTGGACGACCACACCGGCTCCGCGGTCAACCTCGCCCGGTACACCTTCCTCGACCCCCGCGCGCTCGACTTCTACCCCGAGTGGGACACCGTCGCAGAGATGACCGTGGCCCTGCTGCGCTCCAGCGCCGGGCACGACCCCCTCGACCGCGACCTCTCCGACCTCATCGGCGAACTCGTCACGCGCAGCGACGAGTTCCGCACCCGGTGGGCCGCGCACCACGTCCAGCACCACACCTCCGGCCACAAGCGCTTCCACCACCCCGTCGTCGGCGACCTCGAGCTCGCGTTCGACTCCATGGACCACGCCGCGGACCCCACCTTGACCATGACGGTGTACACGGCCGAGCCGGGATCACCCTCCGCCGACGCACTCACCCTGCTCGGCACCTGGACCGCACCCGTGGACCGAGCACGAGGCGCGCACTGA
- the pafA gene encoding Pup--protein ligase, producing the protein MQRRIFGVETEFGVTCTFHGQRRLSPDEVARYLFRRVVSWGRSSNVFLRNGARLYLDVGSHPEYATAECDSLTQLVSHDKAGERILEDLLVDAERRLVDEGIGGDIYLFKNNTDSAGNSYGCHENYLVARQGEFSRIADVLLPFLVTRQLICGAGKVLQTPRGAVYCLSQRAEHIWEGVSSATTRSRPIINTRDEPHADAERYRRLHVIVGDSNMSEVTTLLKVGSATLVLEMIEAGVQFRDFTLDNPIRAIREISHDLTGRRPVRMAGGREASALDIQREYHARAVEYLEATGHPDPAMARVVELWGRTLGAVESQDLSKIDREIDWAIKHRLVERYRAKHDLDLSSARVAQLDLAYHDVRRGRGLFDMLQRKALVDRVTDDGEIEAAKDTPPQSTRAKLRGDFIAAAQAAGRDFTVDWVHLKLNDQAQRTVLCKDPFRAVDERVDRLIASL; encoded by the coding sequence ATGCAGCGTCGGATCTTCGGGGTCGAGACGGAGTTCGGTGTCACGTGCACCTTCCACGGGCAGCGCCGGCTGTCCCCGGACGAGGTGGCGCGCTACCTCTTCCGTCGGGTGGTGTCGTGGGGCCGGTCCTCCAACGTCTTCCTCCGCAACGGTGCCCGTCTCTACCTCGACGTCGGGTCGCACCCCGAGTACGCCACGGCGGAGTGCGACTCGCTGACCCAGCTCGTGTCCCACGACAAGGCCGGTGAGCGGATCCTGGAGGACCTCCTGGTCGACGCCGAACGCCGGCTGGTCGACGAGGGCATCGGCGGCGACATCTACCTGTTCAAGAACAACACCGACTCCGCGGGCAACTCCTACGGCTGCCACGAGAACTACCTCGTCGCGCGGCAGGGCGAGTTCTCCCGGATCGCCGACGTGCTCCTGCCGTTCCTGGTCACCCGCCAGCTCATCTGCGGTGCCGGGAAGGTCCTGCAGACCCCGCGCGGCGCGGTCTACTGCCTGTCCCAGCGCGCCGAGCACATCTGGGAGGGCGTCTCCTCCGCGACGACCCGGTCCCGGCCGATCATCAATACCCGCGACGAGCCGCACGCCGACGCCGAGCGCTACCGGCGGCTGCACGTGATCGTCGGGGACTCGAACATGTCCGAGGTGACGACCCTGCTCAAGGTCGGGTCGGCCACCCTGGTGCTGGAGATGATCGAGGCCGGCGTCCAGTTCCGGGACTTCACCCTGGACAACCCGATCCGCGCGATCCGCGAGATCAGCCACGACCTCACCGGGCGCCGCCCGGTGCGGATGGCTGGTGGCCGGGAGGCCTCGGCGCTGGACATCCAGCGCGAGTACCACGCCCGCGCCGTCGAGTACCTGGAGGCGACCGGGCACCCGGACCCGGCGATGGCGCGCGTCGTCGAGCTGTGGGGGCGCACGCTGGGCGCCGTCGAGTCCCAGGACCTGTCGAAGATCGACCGCGAGATCGACTGGGCGATCAAGCACCGGCTGGTGGAGCGCTACCGGGCCAAGCACGACCTGGACCTGTCCAGCGCCCGGGTCGCCCAGCTCGACCTGGCCTACCACGACGTCCGCCGGGGCCGCGGCCTGTTCGACATGCTGCAGCGCAAGGCGCTGGTCGACCGGGTCACCGACGACGGCGAGATCGAGGCCGCCAAGGACACCCCGCCGCAGTCGACCCGGGCGAAGCTGCGCGGTGACTTCATCGCCGCGGCCCAGGCTGCCGGGCGGGACTTCACCGTCGACTGGGTGCACCTGAAGCTGAACGACCAGGCCCAGCGCACCGTGCTGTGCAAGGACCCGTTCCGCGCCGTCGACGAGCGGGTGGACCGCCTGATCGCCTCGCTCTGA
- a CDS encoding SDR family oxidoreductase, whose amino-acid sequence MTDLRDRVALVAGATRGAGRGIAVELGAAGAVVYCTGRSTRAARSEYDRPETIEDTADLVTAAGGTGIAVPTDHLDPGAVAALVARVERDHGRLDVLVNDIWGGEMMVEWDVPVWEHDLDNGLRTLRLAVETHLVTAHHALGLLARTPGGLVVEVTDGTDAYNAENYRLNVFYDLAKIAPIRLARSWAHELRGHGGTAVAVTPGWLRSEIMLEQFGVTADTWRDACAAEPHFAISESPRFVGRGIAALAADPDRHRWNGRSTSSGELGRAYGVDDVDGSRPDAWRYVTEVQDAGLPADTTGYR is encoded by the coding sequence ATGACGGACCTGAGGGACAGGGTGGCGCTGGTGGCGGGCGCGACGCGCGGCGCCGGACGGGGGATCGCGGTCGAGCTGGGCGCGGCCGGCGCGGTCGTGTACTGCACCGGCCGCAGCACCCGCGCGGCCCGCTCGGAGTACGACCGGCCGGAGACGATCGAGGACACCGCCGATCTCGTCACCGCCGCGGGCGGCACCGGCATCGCCGTGCCCACCGACCACCTCGACCCCGGAGCGGTCGCGGCGCTGGTGGCGCGGGTCGAGCGCGACCACGGCAGGCTCGACGTGCTGGTCAACGACATCTGGGGCGGCGAGATGATGGTCGAGTGGGACGTCCCGGTCTGGGAGCACGACCTGGACAACGGGCTGCGCACGCTGCGCCTGGCGGTCGAGACCCACCTCGTCACCGCCCACCACGCCCTGGGGCTGCTCGCCCGCACGCCCGGCGGCCTCGTCGTCGAGGTCACCGACGGCACCGACGCCTACAACGCCGAGAACTACCGGCTCAACGTGTTCTACGACCTGGCCAAGATCGCGCCCATCCGGCTGGCCCGGTCCTGGGCGCACGAGCTGCGCGGGCACGGCGGGACCGCGGTCGCGGTCACCCCGGGCTGGCTGCGCTCGGAGATCATGCTGGAGCAGTTCGGGGTCACCGCCGACACCTGGCGCGACGCGTGCGCGGCCGAGCCGCACTTCGCGATCTCGGAGAGCCCGCGGTTCGTCGGCCGCGGGATCGCCGCGCTGGCCGCCGACCCCGACCGGCACCGCTGGAACGGCCGCTCCACCTCCTCGGGCGAGCTCGGGCGGGCCTACGGGGTCGACGACGTCGACGGGTCCCGGCCCGACGCCTGGCGCTACGTCACCGAGGTCCAGGACGCGGGACTGCCCGCCGACACGACGGGATACCGGTGA
- a CDS encoding amidohydrolase: MSTLPTSSLLLRSVRPLRPGCDGLGDPVDVLLDGGRVRAVRAGLDPDGAEVVDCDGRALLPGLWDHHVHMAQWALARRRLDVSGTRSAAEAAALVAHRVADAPPAAGEVLVGFGFRDALWPDEAHRSLLDPVTGDVPVVLVSGDLHQGWLNGAALARFGHDGHPTGRIRESEFFAVTPALSDVPAEALDGFVADAVAAAAARGVVGVVDFEAPWSLPAWRRRIAGGTTGLRIEASVWPERLDDALATGLRTGDVVDGTAGLLTAGPLKVITDGSLNTRTAYCYDPYPAPPENPLEHPCGLLLVPPGQLRPLLARAHAGGLLAALHAIGDHANTLVLDAFAATGARGRVEHAQLLTGDDVPRFAELGLVASVQPEHALDDRDVADRLWAGRTGRAFAFAALHRAGARLALGSDAPVAPLDPWIALAAAVHRTAGDRDRWHPEQEIDRATALGASFGMVDGSAAAIDVGAPADLVLTDADPTSCDPATLRAMPVAATLLGGRFTHRAGV; this comes from the coding sequence ATGAGCACCCTGCCGACGAGCTCCCTGCTGCTGCGGTCGGTCCGGCCGCTGCGGCCCGGCTGCGACGGCCTGGGCGACCCCGTCGACGTGCTCCTGGACGGGGGCCGGGTGCGTGCCGTGCGCGCCGGGCTCGACCCGGACGGGGCCGAGGTCGTCGACTGCGACGGCCGGGCGCTGCTGCCGGGGCTGTGGGACCACCACGTGCACATGGCGCAGTGGGCGCTGGCCCGCCGCCGGCTGGACGTCTCCGGGACCCGCTCGGCCGCCGAGGCCGCCGCGCTGGTGGCGCACCGGGTGGCCGACGCGCCACCGGCCGCCGGTGAGGTGCTGGTCGGCTTCGGCTTCCGCGACGCGCTGTGGCCGGACGAGGCGCACCGGTCGCTGCTCGACCCGGTCACCGGGGACGTCCCGGTCGTGCTGGTGTCCGGCGACCTGCACCAGGGTTGGCTGAACGGTGCCGCGCTGGCCCGCTTCGGTCACGACGGGCACCCGACGGGACGGATCCGAGAGTCCGAGTTCTTCGCCGTGACCCCGGCCCTGTCGGACGTGCCGGCCGAGGCCCTCGACGGGTTCGTCGCCGACGCCGTCGCCGCGGCGGCGGCGCGCGGGGTGGTCGGGGTCGTCGACTTCGAGGCGCCGTGGTCACTGCCGGCCTGGCGGCGCCGGATCGCCGGCGGCACGACGGGGCTACGGATCGAGGCGTCGGTGTGGCCCGAACGCCTCGACGACGCCCTGGCCACCGGGCTCCGCACCGGCGACGTCGTCGACGGCACGGCGGGCCTGCTCACCGCGGGACCGCTCAAGGTGATCACCGACGGCTCGCTCAACACCCGCACCGCCTACTGCTACGACCCCTACCCCGCGCCGCCGGAGAACCCCTTGGAACACCCGTGCGGGCTGCTCCTCGTCCCGCCGGGGCAGCTGCGCCCGCTGCTGGCCCGGGCGCACGCCGGCGGTCTGCTCGCCGCCCTGCACGCCATCGGCGACCATGCCAACACCCTGGTCCTCGACGCGTTCGCCGCCACCGGGGCCCGGGGACGGGTCGAGCACGCCCAGCTGCTCACCGGTGACGACGTGCCCCGCTTCGCCGAGCTCGGCCTTGTCGCGAGCGTGCAGCCCGAGCACGCCCTCGACGACCGCGACGTCGCCGACCGGCTCTGGGCGGGCCGGACCGGCCGGGCGTTCGCGTTCGCGGCACTGCACCGCGCCGGGGCCCGCCTCGCGCTCGGCTCCGACGCCCCGGTGGCGCCGCTGGACCCGTGGATCGCGCTCGCCGCGGCCGTGCACCGCACCGCAGGCGACCGGGACCGCTGGCACCCCGAGCAGGAGATCGACCGGGCGACCGCGCTCGGTGCGTCGTTCGGGATGGTCGACGGCTCGGCCGCCGCGATCGACGTGGGCGCGCCCGCCGACCTCGTGCTGACCGACGCCGACCCGACCTCCTGCGACCCGGCGACGCTGCGGGCGATGCCGGTCGCGGCGACGCTCCTCGGCGGACGGTTCACCCACCGCGCCGGTGTCTGA
- a CDS encoding SDR family NAD(P)-dependent oxidoreductase, protein MSSHDGGKVWFVTGSSRGFGRVWAEAALRRGDRVVVTARDVSSVEDLVAQYPDQAVAMTLDVTDRAAVFAAVAQGVERFGRLDVVVANAGHGLFGALEETTEASARRQIEVNLFGVVWLLQAVAPILREQRHGHVLITSSFGGLISFPTAALYGASKYAVEGLGESFAQETSDFGVKVTLVEPAAYVTGFGSAGEQTEPHPAYDAARARTGKVFAEMPVADPAHTDRAVLDLVDMAEPPLRLLLGAHVLPLVVGTYEDRIGSWRSLESVAVAAQ, encoded by the coding sequence ATGAGTTCGCACGATGGCGGCAAGGTCTGGTTCGTCACCGGATCGTCGCGGGGCTTCGGTCGGGTCTGGGCCGAGGCGGCGCTGCGCCGCGGTGATCGGGTCGTGGTCACCGCCCGCGACGTCTCCTCGGTCGAGGACCTGGTGGCGCAGTACCCGGACCAGGCGGTGGCGATGACTCTGGACGTCACCGACCGTGCAGCGGTGTTCGCGGCGGTGGCGCAGGGCGTCGAGCGGTTCGGTCGGCTGGACGTCGTCGTGGCGAACGCCGGCCACGGGCTGTTCGGCGCGCTGGAGGAGACCACGGAGGCTTCCGCCCGTCGGCAGATCGAGGTCAACCTGTTCGGGGTGGTCTGGCTCCTGCAGGCCGTCGCCCCGATCCTGCGCGAGCAGCGGCACGGCCACGTACTGATCACGTCGAGCTTCGGCGGGCTGATCAGTTTCCCCACCGCCGCCCTCTACGGTGCGTCGAAGTACGCGGTCGAGGGGCTCGGGGAGTCCTTCGCCCAGGAGACCAGCGACTTCGGTGTGAAGGTGACGCTGGTGGAGCCCGCCGCGTACGTCACGGGCTTCGGCTCCGCCGGTGAGCAGACCGAGCCCCACCCCGCCTACGACGCGGCCCGGGCCCGGACCGGCAAGGTGTTCGCCGAGATGCCGGTCGCCGATCCGGCACACACCGACCGCGCCGTCCTCGACCTGGTCGACATGGCGGAGCCCCCGCTCCGCCTGCTGCTGGGCGCCCACGTGCTCCCCCTCGTGGTCGGCACCTACGAGGACCGGATCGGCTCGTGGCGGTCGCTGGAGTCGGTCGCGGTCGCCGCCCAGTGA
- a CDS encoding TetR/AcrR family transcriptional regulator yields MPRRKQIPDADVLDAALDVLHARGPQALTFAALAEASGLAPATLVQRFGGKPDLLRRTLLHAWDRLDRRTAGDGARAERTPEGAVAFLVGLSGQYGGIDSYADALLVLREDLLDPDVRRRGAAWQQALTDVLDACLAGTPGAPDGAGALLATHWQGTVLWWSFDPRGPVAEHVDRELTRFVAAVLTPSPADPARAGAHTGS; encoded by the coding sequence GTGCCCCGTCGCAAGCAGATCCCCGACGCGGACGTCCTCGACGCCGCCCTCGACGTGCTGCACGCCCGCGGCCCGCAGGCGCTCACCTTCGCCGCGCTGGCCGAGGCGAGCGGGCTGGCCCCCGCGACGCTCGTGCAGCGCTTCGGCGGCAAGCCCGACCTGCTGCGCCGCACCCTGCTGCACGCGTGGGACCGGCTCGACCGCCGGACCGCCGGGGACGGGGCCCGGGCGGAGCGCACGCCGGAGGGCGCCGTCGCATTCCTGGTCGGGCTCTCCGGGCAGTACGGCGGGATCGACAGCTACGCCGACGCGCTGCTGGTCCTGCGCGAGGACCTCCTCGACCCCGACGTACGACGGCGGGGCGCCGCCTGGCAGCAGGCACTCACCGACGTCCTCGACGCGTGCCTGGCCGGCACGCCGGGTGCCCCGGACGGCGCCGGAGCGCTCCTGGCGACCCACTGGCAGGGCACCGTGCTGTGGTGGAGCTTCGACCCCCGGGGGCCGGTCGCCGAGCACGTGGATCGGGAGCTGACCCGGTTCGTGGCCGCGGTGCTCACGCCTTCTCCAGCCGATCCTGCACGTGCCGGGGCCCACACCGGCTCGTAG
- a CDS encoding MFS transporter yields MTFAVVMLGATMPTPMYALYQRELGFSPTVQTVIFALYAVGVLAALLVTGRWSDQLGRRPVLLAGVALSLASSLVFLVAGPVWVLLVGRLLSGFSAGIFAGAATAAVIEAAPESWRERGAAVATVANIGGLGLGAALAGVAVEYLPAPLHLSFAVHAVAVALCGLLVLGAPETVTDRPAHPTLRPQVPEVPPAVRAVFVPAATAGFAGFAVLGLFTALSPRIVAELVGISNHAVAGAMSLLLLGASVLAQLAVRTAPTERILALGCVLLAAGLALVALAVGQGSMAELVAGAVVAGAGQGMTFSTGLASVTARVEAHQRAGTTSSYFVVVYVAISLPVVGLGAASQAWGLRTAGIVFCVAAAVLALLALAALLVIQRRDARASV; encoded by the coding sequence GTGACGTTCGCCGTGGTGATGCTCGGGGCGACGATGCCGACCCCGATGTACGCGCTCTACCAGCGCGAGCTCGGGTTCTCCCCGACCGTCCAGACCGTGATCTTCGCGCTCTACGCGGTCGGTGTGCTCGCCGCGCTGCTGGTCACCGGCCGGTGGTCGGACCAGCTGGGGCGGCGACCGGTGCTGCTGGCCGGGGTGGCGCTGTCGCTGGCGTCGAGCCTGGTGTTCCTGGTCGCGGGTCCGGTGTGGGTGCTGCTGGTGGGGCGGCTGCTGTCCGGGTTCTCCGCCGGGATCTTCGCGGGGGCGGCGACCGCCGCGGTCATCGAGGCCGCACCGGAGTCCTGGCGGGAACGCGGGGCCGCGGTCGCGACCGTCGCCAACATCGGCGGGCTCGGGCTGGGCGCGGCGCTCGCCGGGGTGGCCGTGGAGTACCTGCCCGCGCCGCTGCACCTGTCCTTCGCGGTGCACGCGGTCGCCGTCGCGCTGTGCGGGCTGCTCGTGCTCGGCGCACCGGAGACGGTGACCGACCGGCCCGCGCACCCGACGCTGCGGCCTCAGGTCCCCGAGGTGCCACCCGCGGTGCGCGCGGTGTTCGTGCCGGCGGCGACGGCCGGGTTCGCCGGGTTCGCGGTGCTGGGCCTGTTCACCGCTCTGTCCCCGCGGATCGTGGCGGAGCTGGTCGGGATCTCGAACCACGCCGTCGCCGGGGCGATGTCGCTGCTGCTGCTGGGCGCCTCGGTGCTGGCGCAGCTCGCGGTCCGCACCGCGCCCACCGAGCGGATCCTCGCCCTGGGCTGTGTGCTGCTGGCGGCCGGTCTCGCGCTCGTCGCACTGGCGGTGGGGCAGGGCTCGATGGCCGAGCTGGTGGCGGGCGCGGTGGTCGCCGGGGCCGGTCAGGGCATGACGTTCTCCACTGGCCTGGCCTCGGTGACCGCGCGGGTGGAGGCCCACCAGCGGGCGGGGACGACGTCGTCGTACTTCGTGGTGGTCTACGTGGCGATCTCGCTGCCGGTCGTCGGGCTGGGCGCGGCGAGCCAGGCGTGGGGGCTGCGGACCGCGGGGATCGTGTTCTGCGTCGCGGCCGCGGTGCTCGCGCTGCTGGCTCTGGCGGCGCTGCTGGTCATCCAGCGGCGCGACGCGCGCGCTTCCGTGTGA
- a CDS encoding phosphatase PAP2 family protein: MSGWFERVARRSRRLDRGADSVSRADRAVTEFISSRPPSRVDTSLRRLTRTADHSVLWFAIAAVLSVRRGAWRKAAMRGIASIALTSFTANALLKPLLPRRRPAAAELPAYRTVADPPSSSSFPSGHAASAAAFATAVVMENRRAAPVVVPLAALVGWSRVHVGVHWTSDVLVGAAIGTGVAKLTNRWWPVRPSDEARARPIDTVPALPQGEGLVIVSNPFSGPPDTDVSEEVRERLPAAHHLVVGDGVKVEDMLEDALAERGRWVRAVGVAGGDGTVATAAAVADRHGLPLVVVPGGTLNHFARDVGVYDTQEAVDATQAGEAVAVDLALVEAHPGRLDDPEDISVTRTRYFINTASIGSYPELVRLRERWQPRYGKWPAFAAALITVLQRSEKISVKIEGRWYKVWFLFVGNGPYYPRGAVPAWRPTLDSGLLDVRWLRADVRFSRLRVVIALILGALGHSRVYHQREVPSLDVELLEPSMLATDGEVVEEAGRYTFRLAEKPIPVYRRDEDRWTGRDRPFQG, encoded by the coding sequence GTGAGTGGATGGTTCGAACGCGTCGCCCGCAGGTCCCGTCGACTGGACCGCGGGGCGGACTCGGTGTCCCGGGCCGACCGGGCGGTCACCGAGTTCATCTCGAGCCGCCCACCGAGCCGGGTGGACACCTCCCTGCGGCGGCTGACCCGCACCGCCGACCACAGCGTGCTGTGGTTCGCGATCGCCGCGGTGCTGTCGGTGCGCCGGGGAGCCTGGCGCAAGGCGGCGATGCGCGGGATCGCGTCCATCGCGCTGACCAGCTTCACCGCGAACGCGCTGCTCAAGCCGTTGCTGCCGCGCCGGCGCCCGGCCGCGGCCGAACTGCCGGCCTACCGGACGGTGGCCGACCCGCCGTCGTCGTCGTCGTTCCCGTCGGGGCACGCCGCCTCGGCCGCGGCGTTCGCGACGGCGGTGGTGATGGAGAACCGCCGGGCCGCACCGGTCGTGGTGCCGCTGGCGGCGCTGGTGGGCTGGTCACGGGTGCACGTGGGGGTGCACTGGACGTCCGACGTGCTCGTCGGCGCGGCGATCGGCACCGGCGTGGCGAAGCTGACGAACCGCTGGTGGCCGGTGCGCCCCAGCGACGAGGCCCGCGCCCGTCCGATCGACACCGTGCCGGCGCTGCCGCAGGGCGAGGGCCTGGTCATCGTGTCGAACCCGTTCTCCGGGCCGCCCGACACCGACGTGTCCGAGGAGGTGCGGGAGCGGCTGCCCGCGGCGCACCACCTGGTGGTCGGCGACGGGGTGAAGGTCGAGGACATGCTGGAGGACGCGCTGGCCGAGCGCGGGCGGTGGGTGCGCGCCGTGGGGGTCGCGGGCGGGGACGGCACCGTCGCCACCGCCGCCGCGGTCGCGGACCGGCACGGGCTGCCGCTGGTCGTCGTGCCGGGCGGGACGCTGAACCACTTCGCGCGCGACGTCGGCGTCTACGACACGCAGGAGGCCGTCGACGCCACCCAGGCCGGGGAGGCCGTCGCGGTCGACCTGGCGCTGGTCGAGGCCCACCCGGGCCGACTCGACGACCCCGAGGACATCTCGGTCACCCGCACCCGCTACTTCATCAACACCGCCTCGATCGGCTCCTACCCGGAGCTGGTGCGGCTGCGGGAGCGGTGGCAGCCGCGCTACGGCAAGTGGCCGGCGTTCGCCGCGGCGCTGATCACCGTGCTGCAGCGCTCGGAGAAGATCAGCGTGAAGATCGAGGGCCGCTGGTACAAGGTGTGGTTCCTGTTCGTCGGGAACGGCCCGTACTACCCGCGCGGCGCGGTCCCGGCGTGGCGGCCGACGCTGGACTCGGGCCTGCTCGACGTGCGCTGGCTCCGCGCCGACGTGCGGTTCTCCCGGCTGCGGGTGGTGATCGCGCTGATCCTGGGCGCCCTGGGGCACAGCCGGGTCTACCACCAGCGGGAGGTGCCCAGCCTCGACGTCGAGCTGCTGGAGCCGAGCATGCTGGCCACCGACGGCGAGGTCGTCGAGGAGGCCGGGCGCTACACCTTCCGGCTCGCCGAGAAGCCGATCCCGGTCTATCGCCGCGACGAGGACCGCTGGACCGGGCGGGACCGGCCCTTCCAGGGATGA
- a CDS encoding IS1380 family transposase, with the protein MRLGAPDAALTRFSGLAAVTELIDRLGIIDKLDAAVGPIKDRDRGCSAGQMLVGMSAAQLCGEDFLVGLDRHRADTAGQALTPVPGLASTTAAGLARKFIEGQWAAVETGLGDVHTTALDLLAQVDPDRAEQLTADVTIDLDTTDVEVYGRLKQGVAFNHQGQRVARPHVATWADTAVVLAADLGSGRDDPRATSAELFYRALAALPAQARAGRVRVRADAGYFAGQLARAALFVGVEFAIGARRIAPLWRILDGVAADGWTDAIDMTGAQVAVADYCPNWWPAATQLLIRRVRLDLDHGQVSGDPRARRRRTLHPAQRALPLDDLATVAKVDGVFAYSFIVTNLDVSTPAAAAQAEYWYRHRTKVENLFRDTKHGAALRHLPSGHLAVNRAWMWGALLAATTSGWLHHLTARTRDGRLVGHGVRGGQAMIATLRRRLITIPARLVRHARGLTLRLPPGEHLLAEVLARVRALPAPS; encoded by the coding sequence GTGCGTCTCGGCGCGCCGGACGCGGCGCTGACCAGGTTCTCCGGGCTGGCCGCGGTGACCGAACTGATCGACCGGCTCGGGATCATCGACAAGCTCGACGCCGCGGTCGGGCCCATCAAGGACCGCGACCGCGGGTGCAGCGCCGGGCAGATGCTGGTCGGCATGTCGGCGGCGCAGCTGTGCGGGGAGGACTTCCTGGTCGGGCTGGACCGGCACCGCGCCGACACCGCCGGGCAGGCACTCACGCCGGTGCCGGGGTTGGCGTCCACGACCGCCGCCGGGCTCGCGCGCAAGTTCATCGAGGGGCAGTGGGCGGCGGTGGAGACCGGGCTCGGTGACGTGCACACCACCGCGCTGGACCTGCTCGCCCAGGTCGACCCGGACCGGGCCGAGCAGCTGACGGCGGACGTGACGATCGATCTGGACACCACCGATGTCGAGGTTTACGGCCGGCTCAAGCAGGGCGTGGCGTTCAACCACCAAGGCCAGCGGGTCGCCCGCCCGCACGTCGCGACCTGGGCCGACACCGCGGTGGTGCTGGCCGCTGACCTCGGTTCGGGCCGGGATGACCCCCGCGCCACCAGCGCCGAGCTGTTCTACCGGGCGCTGGCCGCGCTCCCCGCGCAGGCGCGGGCGGGGCGAGTCCGCGTGCGTGCGGACGCGGGCTACTTCGCCGGGCAGCTCGCCCGCGCAGCCCTGTTCGTCGGCGTGGAGTTCGCCATCGGCGCCCGACGCATCGCGCCGCTGTGGCGCATCCTCGACGGCGTCGCGGCCGACGGGTGGACCGACGCGATCGACATGACCGGCGCGCAGGTCGCGGTGGCCGACTATTGCCCGAACTGGTGGCCCGCAGCGACCCAGCTGCTGATCCGTCGGGTCCGGCTCGACCTGGACCACGGCCAGGTCTCCGGTGACCCGCGAGCGCGGCGCCGACGCACCCTGCACCCCGCCCAGCGGGCGCTCCCGCTCGACGACCTCGCTACGGTGGCCAAGGTCGACGGGGTGTTCGCCTACTCGTTCATCGTGACCAACCTCGACGTCTCCACACCTGCCGCAGCCGCGCAGGCCGAGTACTGGTACCGCCACCGCACGAAGGTGGAGAACCTGTTCCGCGACACCAAGCACGGCGCCGCGCTGCGCCACCTCCCCTCCGGACACCTCGCGGTGAACCGAGCCTGGATGTGGGGCGCACTCCTGGCCGCCACCACCAGCGGGTGGCTGCACCACCTCACCGCCCGCACCCGCGACGGGCGCCTGGTCGGGCACGGCGTCCGCGGCGGCCAGGCCATGATCGCCACCCTGCGCCGGCGGCTGATCACCATCCCCGCCCGCCTCGTGCGCCACGCCCGCGGCCTCACCCTGCGCCTACCACCCGGCGAGCACCTACTCGCCGAGGTCCTCGCCCGCGTCCGCGCCCTGCCCGCTCCGTCCTGA